A single region of the Hypanus sabinus isolate sHypSab1 chromosome 21, sHypSab1.hap1, whole genome shotgun sequence genome encodes:
- the LOC132378868 gene encoding alpha-internexin-like — MTSYGWDLLDALPTRRLHSDSSRIMHRDVGFRTQTWSRGTASSLKHSPLSATLLQRPSDSMQLYQSGAFSEDHIAVSLNEKLLLQGLNDRFAGFIDKVRQLEQQNQGLESEIAALRESQSNRSGLASVYEPEMLELRNLLLETENQKTQFLLESDHLKEKVQRLKEKFEAEVQARLDTEASLQACKKDQGNSNLVRLELERKVQSLTDEILFLKQNHEEEVSDLFSQVQASQVSVEMKDFTKPDLAGALKAIRSQMEGCTSVNMQQAEEWFTSRVAKLNDAAALNKEALQSTRQEISEYSRQLQCKNIELETLRGRKECLEKQLNDAEARHDGELIQYQDAIQQLENELKSTKQEMSRHLREYQDLLNVKMALDVEIASYRKLLEGEETRFGDFTPSTYTYKLQPIAHTAYVTTKTKTTSTKVMPQYRFVEEIISATTKEINMAELEAVDYKPVDDQEVKPEGEAAEKEEDVEEEDGKPIASTEEEEEEKEADEAEDKGEGEQEPAKEATDEEKADEDKGEEKVEKAEKDKDEEIEKAEEDKDEEKVEKAEEDKDEEKVEKAEEDKDEEVEKAAEDKDEEKVEKADERVEKTEEDKAEEKVEKTEEDKAKELVEKTEEDKGEEKIEKAEEKVEKEEEEKVERKDEEKAVEEKAKVKNGEKVEKTEEKAKEEKAEDRKAAEVAKVEEAVEQVKEKDREKEDGEKAEKAKDEERISKEKSEEKEVSKMKAAEGMSGDSQTGVEPVEGKPKEKAEETKDSENKAVMEQGARETTEITAEGDKTQVAEDTETRPMEHAETKLTESGAKDGAATTGKGQ; from the exons ATGACGAGCTACGGCTGGGATTTATTGGATGCCCTTCCGACAAGGAGGCTGCACTCGGACTCCTCCAGGATCATGCATCGAGACGTGGGTTTTCGCACTCAGACCTGGTCCAGAGGAACCGCTTCATCCCTCAAGCACAGTCCGCTATCTGCCACCCTGCTTCAGAGGCCCTCGGACAGCATGCAGCTCTATCAGTCAGGAGCCTTCTCTGAGGACCACATCGCGGTTAGCCTGAATGAGAAGCTCCTGCTGCAGGGGCTGAACGACCGCTTCGCCGGATTCATTGACAAGGTCCGGCAGCTGGAACAGCAGAACCAGGGGCTGGAGTCGGAGATCGCTGCTCTGAGAGAGAGCCAGAGCAACCGATCTGGCCTCGCCAGCGTCTACGAACCTGAAATGTTAGAGTTACGAAATCTCCTCCTGGAAACTGAAAACCAGAAGACACAGTTTCTCCTGGAGAGCGACCACCTGAAGGAGAAGGTCCAGCGGCTAAAGGAGAAGTTCGAGGCCGAGGTACAAGCTCGTCTGGACACCGAGGCGAGCTTGCAAGCCTGTAAGAAAGACCAGGGCAACAGTAACCTGGTTAGGCTGGAGCTAGAAAGGAAGGTGCAGTCTCTGACGGacgaaatcctcttcctcaagcAGAACCACGAGGAAGAAGTGTCTGACCTGTTCTCTCAGGTCCAAGCTTCGCAGGTCAGTGTGGAAATGAAGGATTTTACCAAGCCCGATTTGGCCGGAGCCCTGAAAGCGATTCGATCGCAGATGGAAGGGTGCACCAGCGTAAACATGCAACAGGCGGAGGAGTGGTTCACCTCCAGGGTAGCCAAACTCAACGATGCAGCAGCCCTCAACAAGGAGGCTCTACAGAGTACCAGGCAGGAGATCAGCGAGTACAGTCGACAGCTCCAGTGCAAGAACATCGAATTAGAAACATTGAGAGGCAGGAAGGAGTGTCTGGAGAAGCAGCTGAATGATGCTGAGGCCAGGCACGACGGAGAATTGATCCAGTATCAG GATGCCATCCAACAACTAGAAAATGAGCTTAAAAGTACAAAgcaggaaatgagtcgccacctGAGGGAATATCAAGACCTGCTGAACGTCAAAATGGCCTTGGACGTGGAGATCGCCTCCTACAG aaaaCTCCTTGAAGGGGAAGAGACAAGATTTGGTGACTTCACTCCCTCAACATATACATATAAGCTACAGCCTATAGCACACACAGCTTACGTGACAACCAAGACAAAAACCACCTCCACAAAGGTTATGCCTCAGTATAGGTTTGTAGAGGAAATCATTAGTGCAACAACAAAGGAAATTAATATGGCAGAATTGGAAGCTGTTGACTACAAGCCAGTGGATGATCAGGAAGTTAAACCAGAAGGTGAAGCAGCAGAGAAAGAGGAAGATGTGGAGGAGGAAGATGGCAAACCTATAGCATCAactgaagaggaggaggaggaaaaggaAGCCGATGAGGCAGAAGATAAAGGTGAGGGTGAACAGGAACCAGCAAAGGAGGCTACTGATGAAGAAAAAGCTGATGAAGATAAGGGTGAAGAGAAGGTTGAAAAGGCTGAAAAGGACAAGGATGAAGAGAttgaaaaggctgaagaagataagGATGAAGAAAAGGTTGAAAAGGCTGAAGAGGATAAGGATGAAGAGAAGGTTGAAAAGGCTGAAGAGGATAAGGATGAAGAGGttgaaaaggctgcagaggataaGGATGAAGAGAAGGTTGAAAAAGCTGATGAGAGGGTTGAAAAGACTGAAGAAGATAAGGCTGAAGAGAAGGTTGAGAAGACTGAAGAGGATAAGGCTAAAGAGCTGGTTGAAAAGACAGAAGAGGATAAGGGTGAAGAGAAGATTGAAAAGGCTGAAGAGAAGGTTGAAAAAGAAGAGGAGGAAAAGGTTGAAAGAaaggatgaagagaaggcagttGAGGAAAAAGCCAAAGTAAAGAACGGAGAGAAGGTTGAAAAGACAGAAGAGAAGGCTAAAGAAGAAAAAGCTGAAGATAGGAAGGCAGCAGAAGTAGCAAAGGTTGAAGAGGCTGTAGAGCAGGTTAAAGAAAAGGACAGAGAGAAGGAAGATGGCGAGAAGGCAGAAAAAGCAAAGGATGAAGAAAGAATTTCTAAAGAAAAATCTGAAGAGAAAGAGGTTTCTAAAATGAAAGCAGCTGAAGGGATGAGTGGAGACTCACAGACAGGTGTCGAGCCCGTTGAGGGTAAACCAAAAGAAAAGGCTGAAGAGACAAAAGATTCAGAAAACAAAGCAGTGATGGAGCAAGGAGCCAGAGAAACAACAGAGATCACAGCTGAGGGAGACAAGACCCAGGTGGCTGAGGATACAGAAACCAGGCCCATGGAACATGCAGAGACAAAGTTAACGGAAAGTGGAGCTAAGGATGGAGCAGCCACCACAGGAAAAGGCCAGTAA